The genomic stretch ACGAGGCTGGCAAGACGGCCGAGTACCAGGCCCTCTGCGTCGATCAGAAGCCACTTCTTCTCGATCTCAGCTGGTTTAGCGACGTAGGTTTTCATTGTTGTTCTTCCAACTTTGGTTTTTCAAAATAGTGGGAGATATATGAGCCATGCGCGCCGCGCGGTCAAGAAAAAAGTGAAAATCAAATAAAATCAATGCTATAATTTGAGGTATAATTATACCAAAACGCTAACTTGCTGAATTTATACCCGAATCCGGCCCAAAAAACCATTAGTAAATCACGGCTTCGTTTCGGCCATGATCCAGTCCAGATAGGCCTGGTTCACATCCGCCAGCGGCAGCGACACGATGCAGGGGGTTGCGAATTTGTGCAACTCCTTCACGCGCGCCTCGACCGCCTGAAAGAGCGTGGCGCGGGTTTTCAGGATAACCACGGTTTCCTGCGCTTCCTCGATCTTGCCCTTCCAATGATAGACCGATTTCATGCCCGGAATAATGTTCGCGCAGGCCGCAAGCCGATCCGTCACGATCGCATCCGCAATCGCCTTCGCCTCAATCTCCGTCGGCACCGTCACATATATAAATATCGCGCTCATGCATAAACCTTTTTTGAAGCAACCTCGTCACAAACAGACGGGGCGGCGGATTGTTCCTTACAATCCGGTCAGGCGATGGTCTTTCGGCCATGTCACCGACCAGCCGAGCTTGATTTCTTTTTTGGACTTGGCGGGCATGTCGAATTTCCAGTGCATCAGTCCTTTGATGTTTTTGGCATCCATGACATAGCCGGCGGTTGTGAAATCCTTGCGGATATCCACTACGACTTTTTCGTTCTTGGATGTCGGGATCATTTCCTTGACGACAAGCTTGACGGGCGACGCATGGAGGTTTTCGATCTCCGTCACATATTGACGCTCGATCACGTTATCTTTGCTGATCATCCCCTCTTCCTTGTTTTCGTCCTTCAGCGTATTGCGCTTGACGGCTACTTGGTCATCAATTCCGAAAGAAAGATCGTATTCTTCATCAGGCCGCAACAGCGGGATGTTGCTTTGTCCGATAAAAGCCCCGTCGCGGAACAGGTTCACCGCACCTGGCAAGATCGGCGCGTCCCCTTTCAGCTTCATCTGTGTGACAAGATAGGCATCCGTCGAAAGCTGCGGCTTCACATGCACCTGCATCTCGCTTTGCGCATCAAAATTGCCGATCATCAGCTTGGTGTCTGAGCCATCGGACAACACATTCGCAGGTCCCGGAATTTTATATTCGCTGACAAAGCCACCGGTTTCGATAATGGCGGGCGTCAAATGTGCGCGGTAGTCTTCCTGCGGACGTATAGGCGTGACCATGGACACGGGTGCCGTTTCTTCGCTTTCCGGCGGCGCTGTCTCACTTTCCAGCGAAAGTCTGCGGGCTTCCGCTTTTTGACGCCATTCGGCGAGAGGATCGGCTGCGCCGATCACCTGCGGCGGAACGGCAAGATCACTTACCAGCTGCGCGTCGATCCAGATTGGCTTCAGGTAAGGCAGGCTGGCCGCCAATTGCGGACGAGCAGTTGACAGCGAAAGCGAAACGCCTTCCCAGTCCTCGCCGGTCTGTTGTTTAACGACACCGTACTGCACCAGTTGCAAAAGATTTTCGCCCGTAGTGTCGAGCCGTGCATCGTAAAGGGGGAACCACGTTGCATTCGTCACCTGATAGCTGAGATCTATATCCAGCTTGGTCGCACGCTCAGTTTCCAGCGGCACCATGACGATATAAGCATTGGTCTTTTTCTTGCCGAATTCCTGCAGTTCGCCCCTAATGCGCGCAACCTCTTCCTCAAGTTCGCGCTGTTTGATGTCAAGCTCCACCGCCGATTTCATTGTGTCGAGAATGCCCGCATGGATATCGTTCGCAGCCGTCATCCATTGCTGCGATTTCAGGTCGTTGCGCTTGATTTCATCGTTCGAGCTTGCCGTCGCCTGCTGGCCGAGACTAAGAAGGAAAGACTTCTTTGCGGCAAGCGCCGCGCGTTCCGCATCGATGAACTTCTGGCGATCCTTCAGCGGTTCATACTGCTTGTATAATTCCAGCTCGTGCGGCGACGCAGCATTCGCCACGAATATTTTCTTGAGCGAGACTGCACCGAAAGTGACTTGCGCCTGCGCATGGCCTTCCGCGCGCAACGAGTCCCTGACAAGGTCAAAAGGCATGTCCGTAAAGGCGATGGCGCTTTTGCCGGCTGGGATCTCGACGGTTGCATGGCGGGTCACCTTTGCCCTGTCGCTGTAAACGGTGACGGCGGTTATTTTGTCTTGCGCGACGATTGCTCCTTCAAGCTGCACCGA from Alphaproteobacteria bacterium encodes the following:
- a CDS encoding divalent-cation tolerance protein CutA, yielding MSAIFIYVTVPTEIEAKAIADAIVTDRLAACANIIPGMKSVYHWKGKIEEAQETVVILKTRATLFQAVEARVKELHKFATPCIVSLPLADVNQAYLDWIMAETKP
- a CDS encoding mucoidy inhibitor MuiA family protein — translated: MRHLLLAAILSTSLLLSHTAVQAQDKGLDEFEAFRNKLNANKGPAAGAVSPDDEEEDVTLEPIAGSAGNPGMGLPVKSGIGAPLQRVAGGYGATPQTPEELQAMMEQEQEDARRKIMDRALKGIETGKYSKEIMSVQLEGAIVAQDKITAVTVYSDRAKVTRHATVEIPAGKSAIAFTDMPFDLVRDSLRAEGHAQAQVTFGAVSLKKIFVANAASPHELELYKQYEPLKDRQKFIDAERAALAAKKSFLLSLGQQATASSNDEIKRNDLKSQQWMTAANDIHAGILDTMKSAVELDIKQRELEEEVARIRGELQEFGKKKTNAYIVMVPLETERATKLDIDLSYQVTNATWFPLYDARLDTTGENLLQLVQYGVVKQQTGEDWEGVSLSLSTARPQLAASLPYLKPIWIDAQLVSDLAVPPQVIGAADPLAEWRQKAEARRLSLESETAPPESEETAPVSMVTPIRPQEDYRAHLTPAIIETGGFVSEYKIPGPANVLSDGSDTKLMIGNFDAQSEMQVHVKPQLSTDAYLVTQMKLKGDAPILPGAVNLFRDGAFIGQSNIPLLRPDEEYDLSFGIDDQVAVKRNTLKDENKEEGMISKDNVIERQYVTEIENLHASPVKLVVKEMIPTSKNEKVVVDIRKDFTTAGYVMDAKNIKGLMHWKFDMPAKSKKEIKLGWSVTWPKDHRLTGL